Proteins from a single region of Catenulispora acidiphila DSM 44928:
- a CDS encoding DNA adenine methylase has product MPQDVVDKPGLLSDRRFFDQSVVSPLRYPGAKRRLTPVIQGLIRANVPPPRLFVEPFCGGASTALKVAGEEFVDHIILADADPLVAAFWYTAAFDTAWLIAAMWEEPVTLDRWDWWRLGTPRGRRDRALKCLFLNRTTFSGILHGRAGPIGGRAQESKYKIDCRFGKEGLERRLRAVGDLATTGRLLDVWNTDWRLTLTRLFREYGHLDPDEIAVYLDPPYVAKAPFLYEWSFESDEHASLAQALCRSGRFRWLLSYDDNPTIRDLYQGVSGVTRLSVPHLYTAAGSSNRAVRDELLVTNYPDLPASERYRAVD; this is encoded by the coding sequence ATGCCACAGGATGTAGTTGACAAGCCAGGATTATTGAGTGACCGGCGGTTCTTTGACCAAAGCGTCGTGAGCCCGCTTCGATATCCAGGGGCGAAGCGGCGGCTGACTCCGGTCATCCAGGGGCTAATCCGCGCCAACGTGCCACCGCCGAGGCTGTTTGTTGAGCCGTTCTGCGGCGGAGCATCTACTGCTCTGAAGGTGGCCGGCGAAGAGTTTGTGGATCACATCATCTTGGCGGATGCGGATCCCCTTGTCGCTGCGTTCTGGTACACGGCGGCTTTCGACACTGCGTGGCTCATCGCCGCTATGTGGGAGGAGCCGGTAACACTCGACCGCTGGGACTGGTGGCGGCTAGGCACTCCACGAGGCCGCCGTGACCGAGCTTTGAAGTGCCTGTTTCTCAACCGCACGACGTTCTCAGGGATCCTGCACGGGCGGGCTGGCCCGATCGGCGGACGTGCCCAGGAGTCGAAATACAAGATTGACTGCCGCTTCGGCAAGGAAGGCCTGGAGCGACGGCTCCGTGCCGTCGGCGACCTCGCAACGACCGGGCGACTCTTAGATGTTTGGAATACTGACTGGCGTCTCACCCTGACCCGGCTGTTTCGCGAGTATGGTCACCTCGATCCCGATGAGATCGCGGTCTACCTAGATCCACCGTATGTAGCGAAGGCGCCGTTTCTGTACGAGTGGTCGTTCGAGTCAGACGAGCACGCATCACTGGCGCAAGCGCTGTGCCGGTCGGGTCGGTTCCGCTGGCTACTGTCCTACGACGACAATCCCACGATTCGTGACCTGTACCAAGGCGTGTCAGGGGTGACCCGCCTGTCTGTGCCGCACCTGTACACCGCGGCTGGTTCATCGAATCGGGCAGTCCGAGACGAGCTGCTTGTTACGAATTATCCCGACCTCCCGGCTTCGGAACGGTACCGAGCTGTCGATTGA
- a CDS encoding Fpg/Nei family DNA glycosylase, translated as MPEGHVIHRLAGKLDSVFTPELTSESPLSEVSSPQGRFEASARLVADLPYAGSEAHGKHLFIGFGPDRWIHVHLGLYGKFHVTEEPPGPVVGQVRLRMVGKSGHADLRGASACDLYGPEERGALVRRLGPDPLRADADPDLAWRKISNSSLTVAELLMEQPVLSGVGNVYRAEVLYRAGLDPYLKGRDLAREQWDGIWTDLVELMAEGARIGRIDTVWPQHTPEAMGRPPRKDDHGGEVYVYRRNGQPCLVCGTPVATAGVRDRNLFWCPTCQKSAA; from the coding sequence ATGCCCGAAGGTCACGTGATTCACCGTCTTGCCGGCAAACTCGACTCGGTCTTCACCCCCGAACTCACCTCGGAATCGCCGTTGTCCGAGGTCAGCAGCCCGCAGGGGCGTTTTGAAGCCAGTGCGCGCCTTGTGGCAGATCTTCCATATGCCGGTTCGGAGGCGCACGGGAAGCATTTGTTCATCGGATTCGGTCCCGATCGTTGGATCCATGTGCACCTCGGTTTGTACGGCAAGTTCCATGTGACCGAGGAACCGCCCGGTCCGGTGGTCGGTCAGGTGCGGCTGCGGATGGTGGGCAAATCGGGGCATGCCGACCTGCGCGGCGCCTCGGCGTGCGACCTGTACGGTCCCGAGGAGCGCGGCGCCCTGGTGCGCCGTCTGGGCCCGGATCCGCTGCGCGCCGACGCCGACCCGGACCTCGCATGGCGCAAGATCTCGAACAGTTCCCTGACCGTCGCCGAGCTGCTGATGGAGCAGCCGGTGCTGTCGGGCGTGGGCAACGTCTACCGCGCCGAAGTGCTGTACCGGGCCGGTCTCGACCCGTACCTCAAGGGCCGCGACCTCGCCCGCGAGCAATGGGACGGCATCTGGACCGACCTGGTCGAGCTGATGGCCGAGGGTGCGCGCATCGGCCGCATCGACACGGTCTGGCCGCAGCACACGCCGGAGGCGATGGGCCGTCCGCCGCGCAAGGACGACCACGGCGGCGAGGTGTACGTCTACCGCCGCAACGGCCAGCCGTGCCTGGTGTGCGGCACGCCGGTGGCGACGGCCGGAGTCCGCGACCGGAACCTCTTCTGGTGCCCGACCTGCCAAAAGAGCGCCGCCTGA
- a CDS encoding ribose-5-phosphate isomerase — translation MRIYLGSDHAGYDLKNHLVTWLTAAGHEAVDCGPHTLDPQDDYPPYVMLAASKTAADPDTLGIVIGGSGNGEAIAANKVDGIRAALAWSEETARLGRLHNNANVISIGARMHTEAEATHFVELFITTPFTNEERHNRRIQLMTDYEKTGELPPLPNTTS, via the coding sequence ATGCGCATCTACCTCGGCAGCGACCACGCCGGCTACGACCTGAAGAACCACCTCGTCACCTGGCTGACCGCCGCCGGGCACGAAGCAGTCGACTGCGGCCCCCACACCCTCGACCCCCAGGACGACTACCCCCCCTACGTGATGCTCGCCGCCAGCAAAACAGCCGCCGACCCCGACACCCTCGGCATCGTCATCGGCGGCTCCGGCAACGGCGAAGCAATCGCCGCCAACAAAGTAGACGGCATCCGAGCAGCCCTAGCCTGGAGCGAAGAAACAGCCCGCCTAGGCCGCCTCCACAACAACGCCAACGTCATCAGCATCGGCGCCCGCATGCACACCGAAGCAGAAGCCACCCACTTCGTAGAACTCTTCATCACCACCCCCTTCACCAACGAAGAACGCCACAACCGCCGCATCCAACTGATGACCGACTACGAAAAGACCGGCGAACTCCCACCCCTCCCCAACACCACCAGCTGA
- a CDS encoding DNA-binding protein: MPTPPNPRSCARCRSRLASDNADRFCAACRKQAADDLVRPPDVPRSFWHDEQMRGALDSWHMGRVFTAYRAHPYHGRVLSQELVAGWLNLTQAQLSRIESGRAPEELSKLTYWSTVLRIPSVLLWFKVRGERTPQTTTREHPAPIRLAPLHKAAENSATARTMGLLASLTANRVPATTAAVPLKAVGAFDGLSLAESASQLLGLFLQLDDQLGGDVLYAPLSQYVARMAVAVEVDPSDGLLAFGQLSQMAGWLAVDGNRHGEARRFLTTAVYVGHEADDPGLAASATAYMSLHAMYRGEPGTALALAKTARATDESALTPLTRTMLATREARAHAGLGNERECLRALDDTRSSYDGNGQVEEPLWLSYVDKVEVAAQEGACYLGLGRPREAEAALTNALSLLDEHAPHRVRDRVHYLSRLAKTHLLVSDVEQACAVATEALQLSEAIGSARVAERLSEFREALAPFADTRAGREFAERLKQTRR; this comes from the coding sequence ATGCCGACCCCACCGAACCCGCGCAGCTGCGCCCGCTGTCGGAGCCGCCTGGCGTCCGACAACGCCGACCGCTTCTGTGCGGCCTGCCGGAAGCAGGCTGCTGACGACCTCGTCCGGCCGCCGGACGTTCCGCGTTCGTTTTGGCACGACGAGCAGATGCGCGGCGCCTTGGACAGCTGGCACATGGGGCGGGTGTTCACGGCATACCGCGCCCATCCTTACCACGGCCGGGTGTTGTCCCAGGAACTTGTCGCTGGCTGGCTCAATCTGACCCAAGCCCAGCTCAGTCGCATCGAGAGCGGCCGGGCACCGGAAGAACTGAGCAAGCTGACGTACTGGTCGACGGTGCTCCGTATCCCCTCGGTTCTGTTGTGGTTCAAGGTACGGGGTGAGCGGACACCGCAGACGACGACCAGAGAGCATCCAGCGCCGATTCGGCTGGCGCCACTCCACAAAGCCGCTGAAAACTCGGCGACCGCCCGCACCATGGGCTTGCTTGCTAGCTTGACCGCAAACCGTGTGCCAGCCACGACGGCCGCGGTGCCGTTGAAGGCCGTGGGGGCCTTCGACGGTTTGTCCCTCGCCGAAAGCGCCTCGCAGTTGCTCGGGCTGTTCCTCCAACTCGACGACCAGCTCGGCGGTGATGTGCTGTATGCACCCTTGTCGCAATACGTGGCACGTATGGCCGTGGCAGTCGAAGTAGATCCCAGTGACGGCCTCTTGGCGTTCGGGCAGCTCAGCCAGATGGCCGGCTGGTTGGCCGTGGACGGCAACCGGCATGGCGAAGCCCGGCGTTTCCTGACCACCGCCGTCTACGTCGGGCACGAAGCCGACGATCCTGGCCTGGCGGCCAGTGCCACGGCCTACATGAGTCTGCACGCCATGTACCGCGGTGAACCCGGAACGGCGTTGGCGCTGGCGAAGACCGCCCGCGCCACTGATGAGTCAGCACTGACGCCACTGACCAGAACAATGCTCGCCACTCGTGAAGCCCGCGCCCACGCCGGCCTGGGCAACGAGCGGGAGTGCTTGCGTGCACTCGACGACACGCGCAGCTCGTACGACGGCAACGGTCAGGTCGAAGAACCGCTGTGGCTCTCCTACGTCGACAAGGTCGAAGTGGCTGCCCAGGAAGGGGCGTGCTACCTCGGGCTTGGACGGCCGCGAGAGGCCGAAGCCGCACTGACCAACGCGCTTTCTCTGCTGGACGAGCATGCACCACACCGCGTGCGTGACCGCGTCCATTACCTGTCTCGTCTGGCGAAGACGCATCTGCTGGTGTCAGATGTCGAGCAGGCCTGCGCCGTCGCTACCGAAGCGTTACAGCTCAGCGAAGCTATTGGGTCAGCTCGCGTAGCCGAACGGCTGAGTGAGTTCCGTGAAGCTCTTGCGCCGTTCGCTGACACGCGGGCAGGTCGGGAGTTTGCGGAGCGACTCAAGCAGACGAGGCGATAG
- a CDS encoding HAD family hydrolase: MAKQSSLLILWDIDHTLVSISGVSRDIYAQAFEQVVGRQMEHLADMTGRTEEAIIRETLELNGVDPGTSFEAFYEALEMAAHSLEPAMREHGQALPGAREAIAGFAAEGYTQAVVTGNIRSIAKTKLEAFDLQEHIDFEIGGYGDDGSDRAELVRLAIQRTEAKYNRGFKAEHAVVIGDTPHDVRGALDNRALAVGVATGSSSVEELAAADADVVVPDLVGICEVLGRP, from the coding sequence ATGGCGAAGCAATCCTCCCTGCTCATCCTCTGGGACATCGACCACACGCTTGTGAGCATCAGCGGTGTCAGCCGCGACATCTACGCCCAAGCCTTTGAGCAGGTCGTCGGTCGACAGATGGAGCACCTGGCCGACATGACCGGCCGGACTGAGGAAGCCATCATCAGGGAGACGCTAGAACTCAACGGCGTCGACCCGGGCACCTCGTTCGAGGCTTTCTACGAAGCGCTTGAGATGGCCGCCCATTCCCTGGAGCCAGCTATGCGTGAGCATGGCCAAGCACTGCCAGGCGCGCGAGAGGCCATCGCCGGCTTCGCGGCCGAGGGCTACACGCAGGCAGTCGTGACGGGCAATATCCGGAGCATCGCCAAGACCAAGCTCGAAGCCTTCGACCTCCAGGAGCACATCGACTTCGAGATCGGAGGCTACGGTGACGACGGCTCCGACCGGGCGGAGTTGGTGCGGCTAGCCATCCAGCGCACGGAAGCCAAGTACAACCGCGGCTTCAAGGCTGAGCACGCCGTCGTGATCGGGGACACCCCGCACGACGTTCGGGGTGCTCTGGACAACCGTGCGCTGGCAGTCGGCGTCGCCACCGGGTCAAGCAGCGTCGAGGAGCTTGCAGCGGCCGACGCAGATGTAGTGGTGCCAGATCTCGTAGGGATCTGCGAGGTGCTGGGCCGTCCGTAG
- a CDS encoding PP2C family protein-serine/threonine phosphatase, with amino-acid sequence MTADSGNGRSGRRAAVGRRRRIVGARFAESEIGRWLTDNAMASDLYLLPALGMVAVGFGMLTVAFPEAWTPAMLALPVLAGGLLMKLRGQLLLLVICIAVLMAVSWHRERAGVAFGSALAVFATAALVILTSRSRLRLGVQGTRGEAMLLDLRERLRAQGVVPRLPADWHVDMSIRSAGGQSFAGDFLIAALSHPAFPAQRRPVPVANAVGTSSVPGLAAASGTSAAPGPDPAANPHPTPTADFDDAPTQGQTLELSLVDVSGKGLAAGTRALLLSGAFGGLLGTVPSRDFLTSANKYLLRQDWDEGFATAVHLVVELETGHYRFHSAGHPPIARLTAKTGRWSTEEAEGPLLGILDDAEFPATEGCLDRGDALLLFTDGLVERPGRDLDEGLDRLLGAAETRLTTSFAGGADRLINEVAPNVKDDRALVVVWRT; translated from the coding sequence ATGACCGCGGACTCGGGGAATGGGCGGTCCGGCAGGCGTGCGGCCGTCGGGCGGCGCCGGCGCATCGTCGGCGCCCGCTTCGCCGAGAGCGAAATCGGGCGCTGGCTCACGGACAACGCCATGGCCTCGGACCTCTACCTGCTGCCCGCCCTCGGCATGGTGGCCGTCGGCTTCGGCATGCTGACCGTGGCCTTCCCCGAAGCCTGGACCCCGGCGATGCTGGCCCTCCCGGTCCTGGCCGGCGGCCTGCTGATGAAGCTGCGCGGGCAACTGCTCCTGCTGGTGATCTGCATCGCGGTCCTGATGGCCGTGTCCTGGCACCGCGAGCGCGCCGGCGTGGCCTTCGGCTCGGCACTGGCGGTCTTCGCCACCGCGGCGCTGGTGATACTGACGTCGCGCTCCCGCCTCCGGCTCGGCGTCCAGGGCACACGCGGTGAGGCGATGTTGCTGGACCTGCGTGAGCGGCTGCGGGCCCAGGGCGTGGTGCCACGCCTGCCGGCCGACTGGCATGTCGATATGTCGATCAGATCAGCCGGTGGTCAGTCCTTCGCCGGCGACTTCCTCATCGCGGCCCTGTCCCACCCGGCGTTCCCGGCCCAGCGCCGCCCCGTGCCGGTGGCCAACGCGGTCGGGACGAGCAGCGTGCCGGGACTCGCGGCTGCTTCCGGAACCTCCGCGGCACCCGGCCCAGACCCCGCCGCCAATCCCCATCCCACTCCCACCGCCGACTTCGACGACGCGCCGACCCAAGGCCAGACCCTCGAACTCAGCCTCGTCGACGTCAGCGGCAAAGGCCTGGCAGCGGGCACCCGAGCCCTCCTCCTGTCCGGAGCCTTCGGCGGCCTCCTCGGCACCGTCCCCTCCCGCGACTTCCTCACCTCGGCGAACAAGTACCTCCTCCGCCAAGACTGGGACGAAGGCTTCGCCACAGCCGTCCACCTCGTCGTCGAACTGGAAACCGGCCACTACCGCTTCCACAGCGCGGGCCACCCACCCATCGCCCGCCTGACCGCCAAAACCGGCCGCTGGTCCACCGAAGAAGCCGAAGGCCCCCTCCTAGGCATCCTCGACGACGCAGAATTCCCCGCCACCGAAGGCTGCCTCGACAGAGGCGACGCCCTCCTCCTCTTCACCGACGGCCTCGTAGAACGCCCCGGCCGCGACCTAGACGAAGGCCTAGACCGCCTCCTAGGCGCCGCCGAAACCCGCCTCACCACCAGCTTCGCCGGCGGAGCCGACCGCCTCATCAACGAAGTAGCACCCAACGTCAAGGACGACCGAGCCCTCGTAGTCGTCTGGCGAACCTAA
- a CDS encoding SLATT domain-containing protein: MSLTPKNLPESLQPLAAEADRIHESALWSSQGQFEQAKLWRLMNLVLGVPAAVLAAISGGTSLAGHVGAVPGVLGLLAAALGATLTTVNASRRMTQAQASANAYLQLQTEARQFLTIDLEGMSREDAREALRNLTNTRDELNKTADPPGRLAYLRSKKNIGDGGQSYSTDKET, encoded by the coding sequence GTGTCCCTGACCCCTAAGAACCTGCCCGAGTCGCTTCAACCGCTCGCCGCTGAAGCAGACCGTATCCACGAAAGCGCGCTGTGGAGCTCCCAAGGTCAGTTTGAACAGGCCAAACTGTGGCGGCTCATGAACCTGGTGCTCGGCGTACCGGCGGCAGTGCTGGCCGCGATTTCCGGCGGAACAAGTCTCGCCGGGCACGTGGGAGCTGTTCCAGGTGTCCTGGGTCTGCTGGCCGCAGCGCTCGGCGCAACGCTGACGACGGTCAACGCGTCCCGCCGCATGACGCAAGCTCAGGCGTCGGCCAACGCGTACCTCCAGCTCCAGACGGAAGCCCGGCAGTTCCTCACGATCGACCTTGAAGGAATGAGCCGCGAAGATGCCCGCGAGGCACTCCGCAACCTGACGAACACCCGCGACGAACTAAACAAGACCGCCGACCCACCGGGTCGACTCGCCTACCTGCGTTCCAAAAAGAACATCGGCGACGGTGGACAGAGCTACAGCACCGACAAGGAGACGTGA
- a CDS encoding DUF3892 domain-containing protein encodes MNTVRMTHKRLAGGSGHEHIVRLWWTDAANRVGDNSTAEFVGWIEAKTVAAYVQDSYGNRVSVGVVTPQFGAKYLRTRADGKWTDNLLALPNE; translated from the coding sequence ATGAATACCGTTCGCATGACTCACAAGCGCCTCGCTGGCGGCTCCGGCCACGAGCACATCGTCCGGCTCTGGTGGACGGACGCGGCAAACCGGGTCGGCGACAACTCCACGGCCGAGTTCGTAGGATGGATCGAGGCCAAGACTGTCGCGGCGTACGTGCAGGATAGCTATGGCAATCGTGTCAGCGTGGGTGTTGTGACCCCGCAGTTCGGTGCGAAGTACCTGCGCACCCGCGCCGATGGCAAGTGGACGGACAACCTGTTGGCGCTGCCGAACGAGTAG
- a CDS encoding helix-turn-helix domain-containing protein, producing the protein MGPNGLTRAIELYAEGRTLVQIAREFGVAKKTIRKRLVEGGVVIRRGGRASWESR; encoded by the coding sequence ATGGGTCCTAATGGCCTGACACGAGCGATCGAACTGTACGCGGAGGGGCGGACGCTCGTTCAGATCGCCAGGGAGTTCGGCGTCGCCAAGAAGACGATCAGAAAGCGGCTCGTTGAAGGCGGTGTCGTGATCCGTCGGGGCGGCCGGGCCAGCTGGGAATCTCGCTAA
- a CDS encoding helicase HerA domain-containing protein: MASFQGMAAQAVVEANPLTGLLKGARRLGGIYHLDYERAVIITDDLLKRDAGGVPRHGFLLAAATAPNREHDEPLDEDEIILLRVRGVAQLPNQSEVVATRMAAMRDADLRDRKPSEILDTLTEGQIQMSAFECDVLGTFYPESVAGQAFIQYGADIDNVYAGARYFVYTPSAETLKFLASYPQRTKDEIERQIAPALIELGHVRFAATRRRAVAAGLAAVPVNVRVTDFIARKTAVLGMTRAGKSNTNKTICTAIFEYSQTTKRPIGQLIFDPQGEYASVNQQDKTGLRLLGEDWVRIYKLRANPDDQQERSLTINFYDQSHLPAVRGLIEECIGDLEAGYVHAFKAAEIENPDAEDYPGGDKDSAYLGASNRARCGRFALYALLAKAGFKVPSGWSGIRFQMAGVVADAILKDYGSSTLIKESGYVTVKTMDGLKSTMDWLCRHIQAAEKATDRKPYSGPDITKWRECVPFMAIRAAYDGSGGGTAILNRLKGSTDFHDPKADANLLPQVASDLERGMLVIVDLSYGSERVATMLSERLVRGLLDLANKRFRSNQDPMRMQIVVEEAHRLFDRERANKNETDPWVRLAKESAKYEIGVIYATQEVSSVDRRILSNTHNWVIAHLNSDQETRELAHYYDFAVFADEIRRSEEPGFARMKTFSGKYIVPIQIAKFDHDMINGARKASGQAEITVPGQVR; encoded by the coding sequence ATGGCCTCGTTCCAGGGAATGGCCGCGCAAGCTGTCGTGGAGGCGAACCCTCTCACCGGCCTCCTTAAGGGAGCTCGGCGACTCGGCGGCATCTATCACCTCGACTACGAGCGAGCCGTCATCATCACCGATGATCTCTTGAAGCGAGACGCTGGCGGCGTGCCGCGTCACGGCTTCCTCTTGGCGGCGGCGACCGCTCCGAATCGTGAGCACGATGAGCCGCTTGATGAGGACGAGATCATCCTCCTCCGTGTTCGCGGTGTTGCGCAGCTCCCCAACCAGTCCGAAGTGGTGGCCACCCGAATGGCCGCGATGCGCGACGCGGACCTCCGCGACCGAAAGCCTTCAGAGATCCTGGATACCCTCACGGAGGGTCAGATCCAGATGTCGGCCTTTGAGTGCGACGTATTGGGCACGTTTTACCCCGAGTCCGTAGCTGGCCAAGCGTTCATCCAATACGGCGCCGACATCGACAACGTCTACGCCGGTGCCCGCTACTTCGTCTACACGCCGTCGGCTGAGACTCTGAAGTTCCTCGCCTCGTATCCGCAGCGGACGAAGGACGAGATAGAGCGCCAAATTGCTCCGGCGCTGATTGAGCTTGGGCATGTGCGGTTCGCTGCTACACGCAGACGGGCTGTGGCCGCGGGGTTGGCGGCCGTGCCAGTCAACGTGCGCGTGACGGACTTCATCGCGCGCAAGACCGCCGTCCTGGGCATGACCCGCGCGGGTAAGTCGAACACCAACAAGACGATCTGCACCGCTATCTTCGAGTACTCGCAGACGACGAAGCGGCCGATCGGTCAGCTGATCTTCGACCCGCAGGGCGAATACGCCTCGGTGAACCAGCAGGACAAGACTGGCCTCCGGCTACTCGGTGAGGACTGGGTGCGGATCTATAAGTTGCGTGCCAACCCGGATGACCAGCAGGAACGCTCGCTGACGATCAACTTCTATGACCAGTCGCACCTGCCAGCGGTACGCGGTCTCATTGAGGAGTGCATCGGGGATCTCGAAGCAGGGTATGTGCACGCGTTCAAGGCCGCCGAAATCGAAAACCCTGACGCGGAAGACTACCCGGGTGGGGATAAGGACAGCGCCTACCTCGGCGCAAGTAACCGGGCCCGATGCGGACGCTTCGCTTTGTACGCGCTCCTAGCCAAGGCTGGCTTCAAGGTACCGAGCGGCTGGAGCGGCATTCGATTTCAGATGGCTGGCGTGGTCGCTGACGCCATCTTGAAGGACTACGGCTCGTCAACGCTGATTAAGGAAAGCGGTTACGTGACAGTCAAGACCATGGACGGGCTCAAGAGCACCATGGATTGGCTGTGCCGTCACATCCAGGCAGCCGAGAAAGCCACCGACCGGAAACCGTACTCCGGCCCTGACATCACCAAGTGGCGGGAGTGCGTGCCATTCATGGCCATACGTGCGGCCTATGACGGTAGCGGGGGTGGGACGGCCATTCTCAACCGGTTGAAGGGCAGTACTGATTTTCACGACCCGAAGGCCGATGCCAACCTACTCCCGCAGGTCGCGAGCGACCTGGAGCGCGGCATGCTTGTCATCGTTGACTTGTCGTATGGATCGGAACGGGTCGCGACGATGCTGTCCGAACGGCTAGTCCGTGGCCTCCTGGACTTGGCGAACAAGCGGTTCCGAAGTAACCAGGACCCAATGCGGATGCAGATCGTCGTCGAAGAAGCCCACCGACTGTTCGACCGGGAGAGGGCCAACAAGAACGAAACGGACCCGTGGGTGCGCCTGGCCAAGGAGTCTGCGAAGTACGAGATCGGAGTCATCTACGCGACGCAAGAGGTCTCCTCGGTCGACCGCCGGATCCTGTCGAACACTCACAATTGGGTCATTGCCCACCTGAACTCTGACCAGGAGACTCGCGAGCTCGCGCACTACTACGATTTTGCCGTGTTTGCCGACGAGATCCGGCGGTCTGAGGAACCAGGCTTCGCCCGCATGAAGACGTTCTCCGGCAAGTACATCGTGCCGATCCAGATCGCCAAGTTCGACCACGACATGATCAATGGCGCGCGCAAGGCCTCGGGGCAGGCAGAGATCACGGTTCCTGGACAGGTCCGCTGA
- a CDS encoding helix-turn-helix domain-containing protein: MSSTAVEVGQRIRAARTRRGWSQAELAARLAGQPTPTAISYWESGRRSVGLDDLIELARVLGLGISELLPDPREQRPVGALLRAVAEQVDAQQLAEQLEAFAKDAEQRPRPSLLWEVAPASPRDTAEALLIAAGVKQPPVRIEELVAGCGILIHPWDFEDVDGLMVNLESGPVVWVNKTQAQTRQRFTLAHELGHKLLQHFDRFHLEFGNELSQHATGSHPEFDWRAERAANDFAANLLMPAVMVREAFAQNEDAQTLAALFKVSPAAMGFRLVNLRLTEPAF, from the coding sequence ATGAGTTCCACCGCGGTAGAGGTGGGCCAGCGGATTCGTGCGGCTCGGACAAGGCGTGGCTGGTCACAGGCCGAGCTTGCGGCCAGGCTCGCAGGGCAACCGACCCCCACGGCCATTTCGTATTGGGAGTCCGGACGGCGCAGCGTTGGCCTTGACGACCTGATCGAGCTTGCCCGGGTTCTCGGTCTTGGCATCTCGGAGCTGCTTCCCGATCCTCGCGAGCAGCGGCCTGTCGGGGCGCTACTCCGGGCGGTTGCCGAACAAGTCGACGCACAGCAACTCGCAGAGCAGCTCGAGGCCTTCGCAAAGGATGCCGAGCAGCGCCCGCGGCCAAGTCTTCTGTGGGAGGTTGCGCCCGCATCACCCCGTGACACGGCCGAGGCCCTCTTAATTGCTGCTGGCGTCAAGCAGCCTCCAGTTCGTATTGAAGAACTGGTTGCGGGCTGTGGAATTTTGATTCATCCGTGGGACTTTGAAGACGTTGACGGCCTGATGGTTAACCTCGAATCAGGTCCGGTTGTCTGGGTCAATAAGACACAGGCGCAGACTCGTCAGCGATTTACGCTTGCCCATGAGCTAGGTCACAAGCTCCTACAGCACTTCGATCGATTCCATCTGGAATTTGGTAACGAACTATCACAGCACGCTACTGGAAGCCATCCAGAATTTGACTGGCGAGCCGAACGGGCAGCAAATGACTTCGCCGCGAACCTCCTGATGCCCGCTGTGATGGTCCGAGAAGCCTTCGCTCAGAACGAAGACGCACAGACGTTGGCCGCGCTGTTTAAAGTCAGCCCTGCGGCGATGGGTTTCCGGCTTGTCAATTTGCGGCTAACGGAGCCAGCGTTCTGA
- a CDS encoding nucleotidyltransferase domain-containing protein, with product MASDATEGFNTCLRWLTPSDAERSKASTHRAGIEAKLSSKFGLYRMFESGSFSNGTGVSGRSDTDLFASLKSSKPSLGSSSLSAVRYALLERFPSTSITVRTPAVVLNFGNGYERVEVIPAYAVGTTNGFTKYSIPGVTSDWMESTPQAHLAYVNGSNAKPSQGNAKALARLLKAWKYYQNVPISSFYLEMRAAAYTRTQSSIYYWMDIYFLLSSLQTTSLAAMNDPTGTTGSIRPCSSDATKQVALSKLDTAVTRAKKAFDAAKDGKMKVAFDNWDLLFGGNFPAYY from the coding sequence ATGGCAAGCGACGCCACCGAGGGGTTCAACACGTGTCTGCGCTGGCTCACCCCAAGCGACGCCGAGCGCTCGAAGGCTTCGACGCACCGGGCAGGCATCGAGGCGAAGCTCTCCAGCAAGTTCGGCCTGTACCGGATGTTCGAGAGCGGCTCGTTCAGCAATGGCACAGGCGTCAGTGGCCGTAGCGACACCGACCTATTCGCATCGCTCAAATCGTCGAAGCCTTCTCTGGGTTCGAGCTCACTCTCGGCCGTTCGGTATGCCCTTTTGGAGCGCTTCCCGAGCACGTCAATCACCGTGCGGACGCCGGCTGTCGTGCTGAACTTCGGCAACGGATATGAGCGCGTCGAAGTCATCCCGGCGTATGCGGTGGGCACGACTAATGGTTTCACGAAGTACAGCATCCCTGGTGTCACGTCAGACTGGATGGAGTCGACGCCGCAAGCACATCTTGCCTACGTGAACGGGTCAAACGCGAAGCCGAGCCAAGGCAACGCGAAGGCTCTGGCACGACTCCTTAAAGCATGGAAGTACTACCAGAATGTGCCGATCTCCTCGTTCTATTTGGAGATGCGGGCTGCGGCGTATACGCGCACGCAGAGTTCCATCTACTACTGGATGGATATCTACTTCCTCTTGAGCAGCCTCCAGACTACGAGCCTGGCAGCGATGAACGATCCGACTGGCACAACAGGCTCGATCCGGCCATGCTCATCCGACGCGACTAAGCAGGTTGCCCTCTCAAAGCTTGATACTGCAGTTACGCGTGCAAAGAAGGCGTTTGACGCGGCGAAGGACGGCAAAATGAAAGTCGCATTCGACAACTGGGATCTCCTATTTGGCGGTAATTTCCCAGCATACTATTAG